Below is a genomic region from Granulibacter bethesdensis CGDNIH1.
AAAGGTCAGGGAGCGGGTGAATAGAAACGCCCAGACTATAAGTGAAATTGCTCCTGCAATGAGGGCAAACGACTCATTTTGATTACCAAATCCACCCCCGATCATTTTGGTGAAATACATCAGGTGTTCAAAAAGGCTGGTAACCTTTTCTGATTTTGTAATATGTATATTAGGCACAAGCATAGTCAGCCATACAGCAACAAGAAAAAGAATGGCATGTAACAAGCCAATCAACAGGCCCTTGCGTATTTCTTTGGAGCGCAGCGAAATCATGACAAAATGTGCGCCACTTGCAAGCCACAGAGCGCCGCCTTGAGCTTCAGATCCTGTTGCAAGCAGACATATAATGAAAATGGCAGGGTAGGCGCGGAAACCATAGCGTTCGATCAATAGAAGCGAGCATGCCAGCATAGCTAGATCTAGATACCACCATATCTGGAAGCTCCATAGCAGGTAGCTTGTCTGTGATGGATTGAGAAGTGGCAGGGTAACGGTCAGAATGGTCAGGAATGGATAGGTCTTTATGATGGTTGATTGACGAAGTGCAAACCAAAGCATGATACCACTCGACAGCAGAAGAATGGCATTTTCATAAATAAGTGCTTTCATCCAGATTTCAGTCGCTTGCAGGGTTGCCATAGCGACGACCAGATGAAATGCAATAAGATGTTCGTTGCTACGTGCCTTGATCAGATCGATTAAGCCTGCATTTCCAGAAGAAAAGAAGTTAATATATCGTAGAAAACCATAATCATCATTAGATGGCCATATTGGCCCATAATGATAAACCCATGCAAATAAAATGATTCCTGTTATAAAAAAGGTTGAAATAATCATTATTTTCTGAATAATTTTTTGTGTATGCATAATTTTTCCCTTTATATTTTTCTATTATTGAATGATGGAAGTAAATTTCCAATTTATATCTGTAAAAATAGCATCAAGATTTCATTTTTTTGTAAATTCCGGTGGCACGTCTTTTAAAGACGATCCAAATCGCCATTTTCTTTTTCCGGCATCTTTTGTAGCCGGTCGAGAAGCGCGGACACATCTGGCACGACCTCATACAATCGCTGGCAACTGGCATCGGCGAAGCCATCTTCTATGGCGGTGTCCAGCACCTTAATCAGGGCATCGGCCCAGCCATCAATGTTACAGATCAGGATCGGCTTATCGTGGAGGCCCAGCTGTCTCCAGGTCACGATCTCGAACGTCTCATCGAATGTACCGAGGCCGCCGGGCATGGTGACGAACGCATCCGCCAGATCGAACATGTGTCGCTTGCGTGTATGCATGCTGTCCGTCACGATCATGTCCATGACCTTTTCATGCATGACCTCCTTCTGACGCAGGAAGTCGGGGATCACGCCGGTGACTTTGCCGCCTTCGGCCAGCACGCCATTTGTGACGGCCCCCATCAGGCCGATCTTACCACCGCCATAAATCAGTGTGATCCCGGCCTTGGCCAGTCCACGTCCCAGCGCCAGGGAGGCTTCGTACCAGACCGAACGATTGCCAGTGCGGGAGCCGCAGAAAACGGCGACCGCTTTCACAGTGGGGTGCGGAGTGGCGGTAAGAGGAAGCCCGTTCATGCCGGCGTCTTTCAAGAGTGGCTCCTGTATTGAGCAATGTCCAAAAGAAATAAATCGAAGGATCAATCAGCCCCCGAATTGCCGCAAGAGCAGGAGTGTCAGCAGCAGGGCGCACAGCAGCACCAGCGCTGCCATGCCTGGTCCGGCAAGTTTGGGTGTTCTGGTGGCGGCGGGCAGGCGTTTTTTACCGCTGATGAACTGCCGTAACGGGCTTTCCCCGGAGATATGCCCGGCGATCAGGAGCAGGAGCAGATGCAGCGCAAACAGCGCACCGAGAACGATCAAGGCAACACTATGGGCAAAAGCGGCGTTGGCAGCTTCCTCCGGCGGAAGCAGACGGAAAAAAGGATCCGATGGTAAGGCACATAATCCCGTCAGGCACGCCCCTGACAGGGCCAGCAGTATCACCAATATGAGCCATCCCCCTGCAGCACCATGGCCGAAATCGGGGCGTGTGGCCTGACCGGGGCTCGAAGCCATGAGGCGGGTTGGCGCGTGGCGTTTTGTATTCCGCTTTTCCACCCCGCTCAGCGGCGCGACGAGGAACGCGCTGAATCGGGAGGTCTCGCTCCCCGCGAATCCCCAGCCAAGACGGAACAGCAGCAGAAGAAGCAGCGTCTCTGCGGTCCAGCGGTGAATGTCAGGCCAGCCCTCGACCCAGCTCAATGCCAGCAAGGCTGCCAGAAGAGTGGATGCCCCATGAAACAGGCGCAGAGGCGCATCCCATACTCGCATCGATAGCCGAATACCACTCGCCGATTTCATGCTCTATCCGTTTGTTCAGGCCGTTTATTCAGGGTCGAAACCGCGGCACCTTGACGCAAGGCAGCGCATCACGCGATCCCCTTTTGCGACAAGTTGACCGTTTTGTGGAGGCCAGCACCGCATGGCAATCGCGGCATCCCAACCGCCGGGCCTGCTTCAGACGATACCGGGTGGTCCGGTGCCCTATGCGCTGGTTCTGGCGGCCCTGATACCATGGTTGTTGCGGCGGGGGGCAGCATGGTCCGGCCTGAACGGTCTGGCAACGATCGGGGGCGGTGCCGCCATGCTGGCGGGCTGGCTGCTGTTGGCACCCGTGCCGACGCCTTCTTATACAAGTGGCAAAGCCGTTTCATTATTCGAGTCGCTGCTGCTGTTGGCGGTTGTGTCTACTCTGCTGCTGCCATGGCGATTACCATCCTTCCTTTCCCGTGCTGTGACCGCTGTCAGTGCAGGGAAAAGCTGGGTGCCCCTTATTTCCCGTGGGCTTCTCCTGCTGGCAGCAGGCTGGTGGCTGACCCGTGTGAGCGGGATTCCTGTGAGTATCGCCAGATGGGCGACGTTTGCGTTGGCTGGTACTGGCGCTGTTCTGTTGCTTGATGGCTCCATGCGCCAGAGGGCAGCAGGGCTGCTGACGGCGGCGACCTGTCTGGCTCTGACGCTGGACGCATGCCGTGTGACGAGCCCGGTGGGGCTGCGATGGTCCGGTCTGGCATGGGTTGTGGCGGCGGCGGCGCTGGGAACATGGTTCGCCGGGGGAAGAAGGGAGCGGCCTGCCGGCGTCAAACGCCCGGCTGCGGGCAAAAAAACGTCGAACGCTTCTCGTAGCACCGGGAAAAAACTCGTGCAGACCAAACCACCTGCCTTGTCCCTTGGGGCGGATCGGGTGGAGCAGGCCGACCATCCTCTGCGGCCGCTTCAATATGCCGCGGCGACACTGATACTGGCCGTGGCGCTGGTCGCCCTGCATCCGGGCGGAGCATCTGTTGCCCCGCTTTCCCGAGCCGGATATGCGGCCGGGCTGATCTGGCTTCCCCCCTGGATAGGCCTGTCCTTATACAGCCGTTTCCAGCGGAAAGGGCGACTACTGAAACCGGAGCCGGTTGCAGCCACGATGGCTGTCCTGCTGACTGCGTTGGCGACCTATTCAGCAGCAGCCTTGGCCGGTTTGCGATAGGCTGGAGTAGTGTGAAACCCCTCTCGCTTGCCCCTCTATTCAGAAGGTTTCATAACCGTACGCTCCATCCCCAAAGGGAAGTCTGCCCAGATGTCCATGGTTCAATCTGTCAAAATGGTTCTCGCTCCTCCGCATCCGGCGGCGCGGCCATTCCTGATCGGCGGTGTGGCTGTCGCGTTGGTCGGACTGTTTCTGTCCCACTGGATCGTTTGGCTGGGTGTTGCCTTTACGCTGTTCTGTCTGTTCTTCTTTCGTGATCCGGAGCGTGTGCCGCCGGGCCGAACGGGGCTGGCTTTGGCACCGGCCGATGGTCATGTCGTATCCGTGGCCCCCGCCGTTCCTCCGCCGGAGCTTGGACTGGGGGATACGCCGCGCTGGCGGGTAGCGACCTTCCTGTCTGTGCTGGATGTGCATGTGAACCGTATGCCGGTGGATGGGACGGTCACGAAAATCGCCTATCGGCCTGGTAAATTCGTCAATGCGAGCCTCGACAAGGCCAGCGAGGATAATGAGCGTAATGCGCTGGCCATCCGTATGCCGGATGGACGCACAGTGGCGGTGGTGCAGATTGCGGGGCTGATTGCCCGCCGTATCCTGTGCGATGCGCGGGAGGGCGATGTGGTGAATGCCGGAGCACGTTTCGGCATCATCCGCTTCGGCAGTCGTACGGATATGTATCTGCCTGAAGGCGTGGTACCGCTGGTTACGGAAGGGCAGACCATGATCGGGGGCGAGACCGTGATCGCCGATCTGACGCCATGAGCGGCGACGAAACATCGGCAAGACCGCACGGAGACGCGGCAAGGCATCCGCGCTTTGCCAAATCACTCGGCATGCGCCGCCGTCGCCGGTTGCGTCGTCGCCCGCGTTTCGCGGGGCCTTCTTTCAACCGGATCATTCCCAATCTGCTGACCCTGCTCGGGTTGTGTGCCGGCCTGACCTCCATGCGGCTGGCGCTGGAGGGGCGGTTCGGATGGGCGGCGGTGGCCATTTGTGTCGCGGCCTGCATTGACGGTCTGGATGGCAGGTTGGCACGGCTGCTGAGGGCCACCAGCCGCTTCGGGGCTGAATTCGACAGCCTGTCCGACTTTCTGTGCTTCGGGGTGGCTCCGTCTTTCGTGATGTATCTGTGGTCGTTACGCCCGGTTCATGGATTCGGCTTTGTGCCGTGCCTGATGTTCGCGGTCTGCATGGCGCTGCGTCTGGCGCGGTTCAATGCTGCGCTGGATGAGCCGAAGGACTCCAGCGTCAGTAAACCGGCCTATGTGCAGAATTTCTTCACCGGTGTGCCGGCGCCGATGGGGGCTGCACTGGTGTTGTTCCCGCTGTTCATCGGGCTGGAAGCGCGGGAAATGGAGTGGCCGGGCCTGCTGGCATTGTCGCATTCCCCGCTGTTCTGCGCCCTGATCCTGATCGGCACGGCCTTGCTGCTGGTGTCTACACTGCCGGTCTGGAGTTTCAAGAACTTCAAGGTACCGTCGCAGTATGTGCTGCCGCTTTTGCTCGGCCTGACGGTTTATATTGCTTTCCTTGTGGCGGATCCATGGGCTGCACTGGCCGCGTTTGGAGTGCTCTATGCCGCCATGTTGCCCTTCAGCGCCCGCAGCTTCCGCCGTTTACAGAACGAGGCGCTGCTGGAGGATCAGGAGGTGACGGAGGCGGAAGGGCAGGGGAACGGTGTCAGCGATTCCGGCAGATAAAGCGGATGATGGGGGCAACCATCGGCTGACAGGCGCAGGGCGTGGGGCGCGATTCCCGCGTCACGCAGCATGCGCATGACAGCAGGCCCACGTGACTGGAGCGGTTTCAGCTTTGGCCGCCCATAAGCGAGAACGACCAGATCGGCTTCATCGGCCATGCGCAGCAAGGCTGCATCATTGCCTGGTCCAACAGGATCACTGACCGCGGCCAGTTGAAGCTGATCGGTCGCACGATAACCGAATGTATTGCCCACCAGCAGCGTTCCATATCCCCAGCGCCGGGCATAGCGGCCGCATTTGGCCACACTCGGGTCATCATGGGTGGGAATGGCGGTAGAGGGGTTCATCATAATGAACATGACCACAGGTGCAGCCTTGTCCCAGCACCGTCGCAATTCGTAACGATAGCAATTGCCGGGGCCGTCAAAAACAGCATTGCCGATGGTGCCGGATGGCAGGCGCAGTAAACGTTTCCCGCCTGGATCATGCTCAGGCAGGGAAGAAGAGGCGGGAGGACGGCGAGCGATGATAGTCATGGCCCTGTTCTGCCATGCAAAGCAGCCGCAAAAAAGGGGGCTGTGTGCCCCCTTTCCCGATATGTCTTATTTTACATTTTTACCGATATAGTCTTTGAGGTTGCCAAGGCCGGTCTTGATCATCGTGGTCATGGCACTGACGGCGGCGGCATCGTTCAGATTATCCGGCGGCTCATTGCCGGTATCGCCACGATAGAAGCGGCCATCCCAGGTGATTTTCGATCCGCTGCCATCCGGCGTGACCGTCAGCTTCACGTTATAGGAGCTGACCGGTAGAGCGGTGACATCGTCATCGACGCGCCGCCAGCCGATCTGCTTGGCATTTTCATCAATAAAATCAAGACCTTCGACAATCTTTTTGCCGGATTTCAGGGTCAGGGTGCGTTCCTGCCCCTGATCCTTATCGTTTTTGAAAGTGACTGCGGTGAACTGGGAATCCCACTTTCCGACTCCACCGAAATCCTTGACGATCGCCCATACCTTGTCCGGCGGGGCCGACACGGTGACGGATTCGTCCACCTTCTGCGGCGTAGGGCCGTGCGCATGCGCGGTGAGGGGCGAAATCAGGGAAACGCCGAGAATCGCGCCCATAAAAAGCCGTCTTTTCATCGAATAACCCTCTTGCGAAGCATGTGAGCATCACGGCTGTACGCAAGCTCGAAGAGCACGCAAACCTCATGAAGAGGGTTGTTATTGAAAAGCAGAATAAATCGGGGTTTTTTCTATTATTATATGCATATTATGCAATTATGTGTTCTTATTTATAACTTACTAAAAACACTATATGCTTGATTTAGACAATAAGTCCTTAATTGAATTTTGCCTCTAGGAAGTCGACGAAACCCGTTCATACGATCCGCCCAACGAAACGGGAGGAGACGAAAAGTCGATGCGCAAATCCAAAACAGGACTGCTCGCGTCTGCATCGCTCTGTGCGGTGTTGGGCGTTGCCGCTGGCGCTACGTCCGCCATGGCTGAGGACAAGCTGATCGAGCTGTCCAAGAGCAACGAAAACTGGCTGATGCCGGGCCGTACCTATGAGGCCCAGAACTACAGCCCGCTGAAGCAGATTACCACGAAGAACGTGAAGGATCTGAAAGTCGCGTGGACTTTCTCTGATGGCGTTCTGAACGGCCACGAAGGTGCGCCGCTGGTCGTCAACAATACGATGTATGTCACGGGTCCGTTCCCCAACCGCACCTTTGCGCTGGGTCTGGACAATCCTGGCCGCATCATCTGGGAAAACAACCCGAAGCAGAGCGCCAATGCCCGTTCTGTGGCCTGTTGTGACGTTGTCAATCGTGGCATGGCCTACTGGCCAGGTGACAGCAAGACCCCTGCTCTGATCTTCAAGAACCTGCTCGACGGTCGCCTGACGGCGATGAACGCCAAAACCGGCGACGTCGTTTGGCAGATGGAAAATGGCGACATCAAGGTGGGTCAGACGGAGACCCAGGCTCCTTATGTCGTGAAAGATCTCGTGATCACGGGTAGCTCCGGCGCTGAGCTGGGTGTTCGTGGTTTCATCACCGCCTATGACGTGCATACTGGTGCACAGAAATGGCGCGCTTATGAAACTGGCCCGGATTCTGATCTGCTGCTGGCGAAGGATTTCAACATCCACAACCCGCAATACGGTCAATTCGGCCTCGGCACAGAGACCTGGCAGGAAGAAACCTGGAAGATCGGCGGTGGCACAAACTGGGGCTGGTATGCATATGACCCCGGCACCAACCTGATCTATTACGGCAGCGGCAATCCGGCTCCGTGGAACGCTACGATGCGTCCGGGTGATAACAAGTGGACGATGACCATCTTCGGTCGCGATGCTGATACCGGTGAAGCCAAGTTCGGCTATCAGAAGACCCCGCACGATGAGTGGGATTATGCCGGCGTCAACGTGATGATGCTGTCCGAACAGAAGGATAAAGACGGTAAGCTGCGCAAGCTGCTGACCCATCCTGACCGTAACGGCATTGTCTACACCCTCGACCGTACAAACGGTGATCTGGTTTCCGCCAACAAGATCGACGACACCGTTAACTGGGTGAAGCATGTTGATCTGAAGACCGGTATTCCGGTTCGCGATCCTGAATACGCGACCTATATGGATCACAAGGGTCGTGACATCTGCCCGTCCGCGATGGGCTATCACAATCAGGGCTTCGACAGCTATTCTCCGGAAAAGCAACAGTTCTTCCTGGGTGTGAATCACATCTGCATGGACTGGGAGCCGTTCATGCTTCCATACCGTGCCGGTCAGTTCTTCGTCGGTGCGACGCTGAACATGTATCCGGGTCCGAAGGGCAATCGTCAGACCTATGAAGGTCTGGGTCAGATCAAGTCCTACAACGCGATCACCGGTCAGTTCAAATGGCAGAAGATGGAACGCTTCGCTGTTTGGGGTGGCACGATGGCTACCGCCGGCAACCTGGTATTCTATGGAACGCTTGATGGCTTCATTAAGGCTCGTAATCAGGATACCGGTGAGCTGCTGTGGAAGTTCAAGCTGCCGTCCGGCGTGATCGGTTACCCGATCACCTATGAACACAAGGGCACGCAGTATGTCGCCATCTACTACGGTGTTGGTGGCTGGCCCGGTGTTGGTATGGTGTTCGACCTGAACGATCCGTCTGCCGGTCTCGGTGCGGTTGGTGCCTTCAAGGAACTGGCCCATTATACTCAGCAGGGTGGCGGCGTGTTCGTGTTCTCCCTGGGTGGCAAAGGCCCGTATGACGATCCGAAGGTTGGCGAGTACGCCAACTAATCGGGTTCGCCTGTGAAGAAAGGCCCGCCATGATATTTTTCGTGGCGGGTCTCACAGCTTCAGCAATCGAATGGTTTTACGATGCGCTATCGTCATATGAACAACCGGCGTCGCTATGTTGCGGCATCAGCTTTGGGTGCATTGTTTGCAATGTCCGCCACAGTGCAGCCCGCACGGTCCGATACGACTGGAAGCGCGTCTTCCGGGCAGGATACGCAGAAGACTTTGCGAATCTGCGCCTCTACTAAACAGGCTCCGTTCTCCGAACCTGGAGCAACAGGTATTGAGAACAAGATTATGACTGCGGTTGCGGAGGCAATGGGCCGCAAACCGGTTTTTGTCTGGACTGATCGGCCTGCCATTTATGCTGTGCGTGACCAGCTTTACAAAAATACCTGCGATGTGGTTGCGGGCCTGGATGAAGGCGATGATCGTGTTCTGACAACGAAGCCCTATTATCGTTCCAGCTATGTTTTTATCACTCGTGAGGATGGTAAGGCGCAGCCGAAGGACTGGAAGGATCCGGCGTTCGAGCATATCTCCAAAATTGCCGTTGCGTTTGGCTCGCCCGGCGAGCTGATGCTGCGTCAGATCGGTAAATACGAAGATAATCTCAGCTATCAGCAGTCTTTGGTTGGTTTTAAATCTCCTCGAAACCAGTATGTTCAGGTTCCATCTGACAAGATAATTTCCGAGGTTGCATCCGGTAATGCCGATCTCGGAGTTGCGTTTGATCCGGAGGTAGCACGCTATGTCAAGGCGTCTCCGGTAAAGCTGCGCGTCACTGTCATTCCCGATAATGCCACTCGCTCTGATGGCCAGAAAGTGCCGATGCACTATAGCGAGGTCATGGGTGTGCGCCGGGATGATGCGGCGTTGCAGGCAGAGCTCGATGGTGCTCTGGAAAAGGCCAAGCCACAGATCGCCAATATTCTCAAGGACGAGAATATTCAGACTCTCGCGCCTAATTCCTGAGAACTCTTAAAGACCGATAGCTGTGTAATATCGAGACGCACAGCCGAGAAGAAATGGAACGAACCCTTGACGTTTAAATATATCCTGAATGGAACTCTGGCTGCCTCCCTGTTTGCGGCTGCTTTTGCGGTTTCTGTGCCTGCGCATGCAGGTGATACGCCTGTTCCGCCCAGCGCCCTCAAATTCACCAACACGGTCAGTGGTGATCCACTGGACCTGAACGACTCCCTGCCAGATGGGCGTGATACGCCTGCCGTCAAGCAGTTCCTTCAGACCGGGCATAACCCATACAATCTGATTGAATCCTGCCTTCCCAACGGCAAAAGCCTGTGGCTTTCTGCCTGTTCCGGTTGTCATGGCGGAGAGATGGAGGGCAAGGTTGGTCCCTCTCTGGCTGATGACTACTGGACTTATGAGACGAACAAGACCGACCAGGGCTTGTTCTCCACGATCTTCGGTGGCGCGAACGGTATGATGGGCCCGCATAATCAGGATCTGACCATGGATCAGATCCTGCGCGTGATGGCCTGGATTCGTTTCCACTATGAAGGCCCGAAGCACACGGATGAAGACATGCCGTGGCTGACGGACGCTCAGCGCAAGAGCTTCAAGCTCTTCAAGAAGGAAGATGAGGCCAAGTTCCCCGCCAGCGAGGACGCAAAAGCCTGCAAGCTTCCCGGCTAACCATCCAAACCAAATCAGGAGGAAGTCATATGTTCAAGAGAATCATCCAGGGAACCCTGGCAGCGGCCCTGATCGCCGGTGCGGCTGGTGCTTCCGTTGCTCATGCCGCTTATGACGGCACGCATTGCAAGGCGCCGGGCGTGTGCTGGGAGCCGGAACCCGGTTATCCGGCAATCCTGAAAGGGTCCAAGTACGACCCGCATCATGATCCGAAAGAACTGGCGAAGCAGCAGGCTGCTCTGGACGCTCAGGAAGCCCGCAACAAGTTGCGTGTCGAAAACTTCGTCAAGACCGGCAAGTTCGAGTTCGATGTGAACAAGCTGCAGGGTCAGGGTAACTGAGGTCTCTGACTTTTATGTCAGGATCAATGGCCGACGCCAGCGCCGAGGCTTTTAGCCTCGGTGGTTGGCGGGAGCGTGCGATTGCGTTCGAAGCGGCAGTGTCTGGTGCCGTTCTGGGACAGCAACGTGTCGTTCGTCTTATGACCATCGCTATTTTGGCACGGGGCCACGTGCTGCTCGAAGGCGATGTGGGTGTCGGTAAAACCACTCTTTTAAGAGCTGTTGCAAGAGCGATTGGCGGTCCATACGAGCGTGTCGAAGGCACGATCGATCTGATGCCTGGTGATCTGATTTACCATGCAGCCATTGGCGATGATGGTAAGCCTAGGCTGGAGCCGGGGCCGGTGCTGCATCATGGTGAAGATCTGGCCGTTTTTTTCTTCAATGAAATCAATCGTGCCCGTCCGCAGGTGCATTCCCTGCTGCTGCGTCTGATGGCTGAGCGGAGCGTAACGGCGTTTAATCGCGAAATTCTGCTGCCGCATCTTCTGGTTTTTGCAGACCGCAACCGTCTGGAGCGTGAAGAAACCTATGAGCTGCCTGCTGCGGCCCGCGATCGTTTCTTTATGGAAATCCCGGTTGAAACCCCTGCCGATGATACCATTAGGCGACAGCTGATCTTCGATCGTCGTTTCCACGATGTGGACAGTCTGATCGGTGCGGTTGAGACCAATATTCTGCCTCATACCACACTGGATGGGGTGGCAAGGGCTATTCAGGCCCGTATCCATTCTTCAGATGCGTTCGAAGCGTATGTGGTACGGCTTTGGAATGCTCTGCGCTATCCCGGTCAGCATGGCATCATGCTGGATGGTGTCGATATGGATCGTCTGGTGCAGGGAGGTGCCAGCCCGCGTGGTCTCAGCTATCTGGTGCGTGCGGCCAGGGTCAATGCCTTCCTCAATGGGCGCGATATGGTCGTGCCGGAAGATCTCCGTGCCGTGTTCATGGAATCCATGGCACATCGCATCTTCCTTGATCCACTCTATGAACTTCGACGGGAGACTCTGGTGCCGGCGCTGTGCCGTCAGGTGCTAGAGCGCGTTCCGGCCCCGTGAGCGACGCAATGCCGGCGTTCGATGACGCCGCGTTGCCTGATCTGGCCTATAAAGTGCGTTGGCGAGTGCCGGGGGCCAGACCCGGCAGTCACCGGGGCCGCCAGAATGGCAGCGGAGGGGAGCTGAGGGGATATGTTCCCTTCTGGTCCTCTCCCGACACACGGCGTATCGACTTTGCCCGCTCGGCGAAGGAGCCGGACGGCACGCTGATGGTCCGCCAGATTGAGCAACGCAGCGCCATTGATGTCTACGTTATCGCCGATCTGTCGGCGTCGATGGATCCGACCGAAGATGGTGCACGCCGCGCCGAAATTGCCAAACTGGTGAAGGCTCTGTCACAATCAGCCCGCAGAAGCGGGGATGCGTTCGGCTTTATCGGTTTCGGGGAAACTGTAATGCGGGACGACCTTCTCAAGGCTTCCCGCGTCAGGGGAGCAGAGCAGGCTGTTCTTGAGCGTTTGCAGACGGAGCCGCTGACGGCACGCAACATCAATGGCCTGAAGGATGTTGCTGCCTATCTGGGTACCCGCCGGCGTCTGGTGTTGCTGGTGTCTGATTTTCATGCCCCGCGATCAGTGCTGGAACCGTCATTGGCGGCGCTGGGGCGTCATGACATCGTCCCCATTGTTTTGCGGGATCGGCGCGAGCGCGAATTGCCATCCGGTTTTGGCTTTATCCATGTGCGGGACGTGGAAACCGGGCAGCCGCGCAGTCTGCTGTTGCGTCCCGCTCTGCGTCGACGATGGTCGCAGGCGGCAGCCGAGAATATGCGGATGCTGGGACAGTTATTGTCTACATATGGCCGGCCTCCTTTCTTTGCCTGGGACCGGATCAATTACGAACGCTTGAGCGAACATTTGCTGGCAGGCTGAGATGAATGCTTTTTCGCACAGATCGGCGGTTGCGTTGCTGTTGGCAATAACAGCTGCGACCGTACATCCCTCCTGTCCCGTCAGGGCGGCCGACATGACGCATCATGATGCCGCCATGAAAGGTGCTTCTCTGGCATTTCATCCACCTGATCGTCTGTTCGGCTATTATATCGGGGATGTTCTGGACAGTACGGTCGATATAACCCTTGCCAAGGGTGAGGCACTCGACCCGTCTACCGTGCCGACACCCGGCGATATCAATTACTGGCTGACCCTGCGCAGGGTCGACGTCATCCGGCACAAGCGTGCAGATGGTGGAGAACAGGTTCGGCTTACTCTACAATATCAGACGTTTTATGATCCGTTGGAACCAAAGAAATTGCCGGTTCCCGGCTTTACACTCGTGATCCATGGGGCGGGAGCGGACAGAAAACTCAGCACGCCAACATGGCAGTTCTTGAGTTCGCCTATCCGCGAAGTCAGCCCTGGCGAAGATGTCGATGCCAGTTTCCTTCAACCGGATCATTGGCCGCCACTGCCGGATGTCACCATCCCACGC
It encodes:
- the moxJ gene encoding methanol oxidation system protein MoxJ; its protein translation is MRYRHMNNRRRYVAASALGALFAMSATVQPARSDTTGSASSGQDTQKTLRICASTKQAPFSEPGATGIENKIMTAVAEAMGRKPVFVWTDRPAIYAVRDQLYKNTCDVVAGLDEGDDRVLTTKPYYRSSYVFITREDGKAQPKDWKDPAFEHISKIAVAFGSPGELMLRQIGKYEDNLSYQQSLVGFKSPRNQYVQVPSDKIISEVASGNADLGVAFDPEVARYVKASPVKLRVTVIPDNATRSDGQKVPMHYSEVMGVRRDDAALQAELDGALEKAKPQIANILKDENIQTLAPNS
- a CDS encoding cytochrome b/b6 domain-containing protein; protein product: MKSASGIRLSMRVWDAPLRLFHGASTLLAALLALSWVEGWPDIHRWTAETLLLLLLFRLGWGFAGSETSRFSAFLVAPLSGVEKRNTKRHAPTRLMASSPGQATRPDFGHGAAGGWLILVILLALSGACLTGLCALPSDPFFRLLPPEEAANAAFAHSVALIVLGALFALHLLLLLIAGHISGESPLRQFISGKKRLPAATRTPKLAGPGMAALVLLCALLLTLLLLRQFGG
- a CDS encoding methanol/ethanol family PQQ-dependent dehydrogenase, which translates into the protein MRKSKTGLLASASLCAVLGVAAGATSAMAEDKLIELSKSNENWLMPGRTYEAQNYSPLKQITTKNVKDLKVAWTFSDGVLNGHEGAPLVVNNTMYVTGPFPNRTFALGLDNPGRIIWENNPKQSANARSVACCDVVNRGMAYWPGDSKTPALIFKNLLDGRLTAMNAKTGDVVWQMENGDIKVGQTETQAPYVVKDLVITGSSGAELGVRGFITAYDVHTGAQKWRAYETGPDSDLLLAKDFNIHNPQYGQFGLGTETWQEETWKIGGGTNWGWYAYDPGTNLIYYGSGNPAPWNATMRPGDNKWTMTIFGRDADTGEAKFGYQKTPHDEWDYAGVNVMMLSEQKDKDGKLRKLLTHPDRNGIVYTLDRTNGDLVSANKIDDTVNWVKHVDLKTGIPVRDPEYATYMDHKGRDICPSAMGYHNQGFDSYSPEKQQFFLGVNHICMDWEPFMLPYRAGQFFVGATLNMYPGPKGNRQTYEGLGQIKSYNAITGQFKWQKMERFAVWGGTMATAGNLVFYGTLDGFIKARNQDTGELLWKFKLPSGVIGYPITYEHKGTQYVAIYYGVGGWPGVGMVFDLNDPSAGLGAVGAFKELAHYTQQGGGVFVFSLGGKGPYDDPKVGEYAN
- a CDS encoding CDP-alcohol phosphatidyltransferase family protein; translated protein: MSGDETSARPHGDAARHPRFAKSLGMRRRRRLRRRPRFAGPSFNRIIPNLLTLLGLCAGLTSMRLALEGRFGWAAVAICVAACIDGLDGRLARLLRATSRFGAEFDSLSDFLCFGVAPSFVMYLWSLRPVHGFGFVPCLMFAVCMALRLARFNAALDEPKDSSVSKPAYVQNFFTGVPAPMGAALVLFPLFIGLEAREMEWPGLLALSHSPLFCALILIGTALLLVSTLPVWSFKNFKVPSQYVLPLLLGLTVYIAFLVADPWAALAAFGVLYAAMLPFSARSFRRLQNEALLEDQEVTEAEGQGNGVSDSGR
- a CDS encoding DUF1643 domain-containing protein translates to MTIIARRPPASSSLPEHDPGGKRLLRLPSGTIGNAVFDGPGNCYRYELRRCWDKAAPVVMFIMMNPSTAIPTHDDPSVAKCGRYARRWGYGTLLVGNTFGYRATDQLQLAAVSDPVGPGNDAALLRMADEADLVVLAYGRPKLKPLQSRGPAVMRMLRDAGIAPHALRLSADGCPHHPLYLPESLTPFPCPSASVTS
- a CDS encoding phosphatidylserine decarboxylase, whose amino-acid sequence is MSMVQSVKMVLAPPHPAARPFLIGGVAVALVGLFLSHWIVWLGVAFTLFCLFFFRDPERVPPGRTGLALAPADGHVVSVAPAVPPPELGLGDTPRWRVATFLSVLDVHVNRMPVDGTVTKIAYRPGKFVNASLDKASEDNERNALAIRMPDGRTVAVVQIAGLIARRILCDAREGDVVNAGARFGIIRFGSRTDMYLPEGVVPLVTEGQTMIGGETVIADLTP
- a CDS encoding TIGR00730 family Rossman fold protein, whose protein sequence is MNGLPLTATPHPTVKAVAVFCGSRTGNRSVWYEASLALGRGLAKAGITLIYGGGKIGLMGAVTNGVLAEGGKVTGVIPDFLRQKEVMHEKVMDMIVTDSMHTRKRHMFDLADAFVTMPGGLGTFDETFEIVTWRQLGLHDKPILICNIDGWADALIKVLDTAIEDGFADASCQRLYEVVPDVSALLDRLQKMPEKENGDLDRL
- a CDS encoding SRPBCC family protein — translated: MKRRLFMGAILGVSLISPLTAHAHGPTPQKVDESVTVSAPPDKVWAIVKDFGGVGKWDSQFTAVTFKNDKDQGQERTLTLKSGKKIVEGLDFIDENAKQIGWRRVDDDVTALPVSSYNVKLTVTPDGSGSKITWDGRFYRGDTGNEPPDNLNDAAAVSAMTTMIKTGLGNLKDYIGKNVK